In Tachysurus vachellii isolate PV-2020 chromosome 1, HZAU_Pvac_v1, whole genome shotgun sequence, a genomic segment contains:
- the rab11bb gene encoding RAB11B, member RAS oncogene family, b gives MGNRDDEYDFLFKVVLIGDSGVGKSNLLSRFTRNEFNLESKSTIGVEFATRSIQVDGKTIKAQIWDTAGQERYRAITSAYYRGAVGALLVYDIAKHLTYENVERWLKELRDHADNNIVIMLVGNKSDLRHLRAVPTDEARAFAEKNNLSFIETSALDSTNVEEAFKNILTEIYRIVSQKQIADRSAHDESPGNNVVDISVPPTTDGQKGSKLQCCQNL, from the exons ATGGGCAACAGGGATGATGAATACGATTTCTTGTTCAAAG TTGTTCTTATCGGAGACTCAGGCGTCGGAAAGAGCAACCTGCTGTCACGATTCACCCGCAACGAGTTTAACCTGGAGAGCAAAAGCACGATCGGGGTTGAGTTCGCGACCCGCAGCATTCAGGTGGACGGCAAGACGATAAAGGCGcagatttgggacacagccggtCAGGAGCGTTACAGGGCCATCACCTCGGC CTACTACCGTGGTGCAGTCGGTGCTCTGCTGGTGTACGACATTGCTAAACATTTGACATATGAGAATGTGGAGCGCTGGTTGAAGGAGCTGAGGGACCACGCTGACAACAACATTGTCATCATGCTGGTGGGCAACAAGAGTGACCTGCGCCACCTCAGGGCAGTGCCGACCGACGAGGCCCGAGCTTTTGCAG AGAAGAATAACCTGTCATTTATCGAGACCTCAGCTCTGGATTCAACCAACGTAGAGGAGGCGTTCAAGAACATTCTAACAG AAATCTATCGCATCGTATCACAGAAGCAGATCGCTGACCGATCAGCTCATGATGAGTCTCCAGGGAACAACGTTGTGGACATCAGCGTTCCGCCCACCACGGACGGGCAAAAGGGCAGCAAACTGCAGTGCTGCCAAAACCTGTAA